The Periophthalmus magnuspinnatus isolate fPerMag1 chromosome 17, fPerMag1.2.pri, whole genome shotgun sequence sequence GGGATGGGATGAGAAGCTCAAAATTTGGAAGAAGAACAGGATATTGTCCCATGTCTGCTCCTAAAGTGAGCAAATGAGTGAGCTCCttatacaaaaagaaaacaaataacacgtttatgtcaagaaaaaaacactttgattcCCTTATATGTGATGACACTTGGCAGATGCTTTCAAAGTGTAGTCACAATAGAAAATATGTAAGCAAAAAAGACTCGAGACATAAGTTTGAGACTAAATGTGTCCGTGTATTTGATGTATAGTCACTATCTACATTGTCAGTAAGCATTTAGCGTGAATTGAGCAAGAACCACGGCATGAATCCAGGATGATTTGGGGTAATTAAGAGTGATGGAGCTGACCCCTGTAGAGAGGAACGCTCAGGTATCTTAGCAGGTGGTGCAGTGTGTCACagttattttcatttcatttcggGAAACGTTGCTACCATTTACACTTGAGCTCCCTCCAGTGTTATTGCCATTTTAGTAGTCCCTCGACACTTGTACATCTTCCTCTCTGGCATATGAAAACAACACGTTATATGTGAAACACGATTAATTATTTGGTTGAATGGGGAAGAACAGCTGCTTTTGACATCTTTGGCCCAATGACATGCCATTACACCACACACTGCACTGGGGTATGTCACTTTCCTAAGTCTGGTGTTtgtgggaggaaaaaaaaaaaaatatatatatatatatataaaccttttttatgtatttgaaatGGGGGCAACAGCAGCTGATGCCTTGGTGTTTGTTATGTGACGAGTGGTTAGTGCTCTAGTGTGTtggtgcgtgcatgtgtgtatgaggggagggggagggagagggggggtaTTTTTGCAGGAAACAGGAAACCAGCAGTCATAACAGGATGCCTAAGGTTTTTATACTGTACCTGATGCGTGGGTGGCTGTTTGGGGTAACCCATTTAAGATGCTGCAATGCTTGTGTAGAACTGAGGGAGCCCAGGAAAGTGTGGGTGGAGTGGAGGGTGAACTCTTTGGGGTTAGGGGAAAAGGAGTTCCAATCTATAAATAgctgcagttgtttttttttttttttaaatatcattttatttctgtttagtttctttttccttttgctTGCCATTTGTTCTTCTTTAAAAGCCAACCACCCTTCAGTATTTGCAGTGTTATGATTACATGTATATGAGGGGTATGCTCCATTGAGATTCCCTTTACACTTTTACCTGAAGATGTGACCTGAACTCAGTCAAAAGGCTGTAACTGTCCATGATAtgattgaaataaatgaatgctgttttaGATGGACTTTAGAGAATGTGTCTCTTTTTTGTACAAAAagattaaataataatagttgtgcatgtgtttaatgacaaacaggtgtgtgtgcagatgcACGCGTGTGATGGTGAACATGTGTGTGCTGGAGAGGCTGTGAACCGCAAAGTGAATGGCAGAGTTTTCTCGTAAAGACCAGTACAGATGTTATTTACGTTGTTTCCCCTCAAACCAGTTGAGGTTTTCTCCTCAAAGTCTCACAAATGCATGACATGAATTTAAGTCGTCTATTAAACCACTGAAACATCtcattaaacaaacaaacaaaagacgtTTGTCAGTCTAGTCTATAGCAGCCCATGGGCATAGCCTCCTCCACAGTGTGCACTCCTATAACTGCAATTAGATCATCTATATATGGCTGCATTTTGCAAACCATCACAGTTCATCTCTCTTTAAGTGGTGCTTTGATGATAAGTGTGTTACCAGACTTTAGATCAGGATACATCACTAAATAAACGATCATAAACCCATTCAATTAGGCCTATAGACAGTCGGCTTCAGTCAAACTTCACCTACAATTAAAAGCAGGCGAGCTCAAACCCCATTAGGGCGTTTCATGTGCCATAGTGCCAATCAAAATGTGGTCGTATCCAATTGGCCCTCCCTCTAATATATCATTCCATCTTCTACTGTTCTGCAGTGCTTTCCGACGTTGACATCCGCGAAGCGATATAGTCCCCATAGGGTTCATTGATGCGAAACTTGTTTGGTTCAGGTCCCTTTTGGACGAATTAACAGTGATATTATTTAGAGATCGTGCTGATGTAGATTGTTAGGAGACTCGGCTGTGAGTTAGTTTAAAGTTGTGTGAGTTTGAGTGAAATTGGACACCGCTGATGTTTTAGTGTTCATGTCCCTCCAGTAGGCTGTGCCGCGGAGTGATACCGCGGTGGACCCGACAATGTGGAGGCTGTAATGTCTGTACTTGGAAAATGAAACGCTCACAAATTAAAGTATAAGAGACAGGGCGCCTCGGAACGTCATGAAACGTGTAAAGGACGCAAGTTGAATTATGTTATGAAGATATCGTAACAAGACGACGACGGATTGTAGAACTTGCTTTTCTTCATCTTGATGAAAAAGCCTTTAGTCCGGAGCACGGGGAAAGGAAGGATCCGATCCATAACTTTGTTTTTCTACGTTTTCCACTCAGCCCCGTCTTCAGCTTGAATGCAGTTTAACTAAACCCAGgtaaatgcatttataaaaAGGCGTTTGTTACACGTGTGTGCAGCTGGAGTGTAACTCTAGTGTTGTTACTGGAGTAATAACCAAGTTGAGTGACGTTAAATGGTTCAAGTTGCTTTGGCTGCGGCTTCAGCTTTAACCTGCtcctttttcatttgtactggGCCATGTggcatttaaatgtgcacttttaGTACCACGTTAAGGCAATTTAAAGTTGGTTTTGATTAAACatagtgttttatttaaatttgagcCGTGTATGTCTCAGTGTTTAACCGTTTATCGTGTCATTCAGTTAAAACAGCAAAGACACGAGTCAAATACACCGTGTTTTTATTCACCTTAAACAGCCTTtgattctttgttttatttttctgttcattATAGTGTTAAAACGTGTTAGTTAAGTGACTGTTAATTGGGTTGAAATTGTACAGTTATTAAGTTTCAGCACAAGACGTGAAACACATCCTGAAAAACACTAATATATCGTCACATAAAGTGCACTTTTGTTCAATAATGCAGGAAATCCACAGTATTCCTCTGTCCGTCCAGACCTCACGGgggctgtgtttttgtgtgtcacATTTTGAACACCTAAGTAAACTTTTTGGGGCAGTCTTTGTGTGCATCAGGGTCCTTTTCTCCTGCGAGACTCGGGGCTGTCAACAGGTTTGACTATTTCACATGTGTCTTCAGTGTCTGTAGTTTTTCTAGGGCCAGTGGGGGAAAAGTGGGGACTGTCTCCATCTCTTGTTCTAGTGCCAGATCGTGATGTTGTGGTATTTGGTCCCTGGCCTCATGAATACGCCTGGCCTGTCCGGGGTGGGGGTGTTCAAGACCAGGCTGCGAACTTCCATTTGTTAGGAGGGGCTAATCCCCCATTTTGACCTCAGCTCAGCGAGACGCAGAAAATGCGAGACTTTGTTGTGTCAAAGGATTTAGTAGCGTTTCATTCAGCTGAAAGAAAGAATTAGTCACTCCTTTGTATCTACATTTGTCTGACTTTTTACCTTGACCATACCTGTTTCCAAACGTTTTGACTGGTATAGTGTCATAGTCTTATTAATACATTATGATGGTTTATTTGGGCACACGTACTTAGAGGTGCAAATCACGTTAACACACTCACTGTCTATTTCTGGAGGCTTATTACAAAGACTTTCACAGCCTATGAGCCTATACATAATACTGACTAATTACTGGCACCAATATCTAACAACATTCAGGGGCTAAAAATGGAcactattttttctttattgtgtCACCAGAAGCCAAGTGTATGGACTGTAATGAAGGCTTTATTACAAAGTATTACTAAAGATGTGGCTGCCTTGCCACATGTGCGTGTGTTCTGGTTGTAGCAGGTTGGTTTGAGGTGGAGACAGCAGAAAGGGGCTAACAGTGAGCCCTCTGTGGCCTGTGGCTGCGCTCTGAGCCTCTGATAGATGTGGCTCAACCTTCAAACATTTGCAGCTGGTGGACTTTTGGGTGAAAGCCTTAACCTTAAGATTCAGCTCAATATTCAAACATAAATCTAGATTATCATTTTTCACAGTGTTGGATCATGTCTGCTTTGTTGTCTTCTAGGTGTTATCCACAAGCTCCTTTATGTGAACCATCaagtgtatttgtgtgtctgttttaatACTACACAAATGTCtagagagagaagaaacagCACAAATGTATAGTTATTGGCACCATGACAAACAACAGCAGAATCCTTAATCCCCCTAATCGATTCATAGAAAAGCTTGTATGTGATTTGTTTAATGAAATCTACAGTAACTCTCTGAATGATAAACTAATATCAAGTTAATGTGACAATGTTACATACAGGCAGATACTAACAACACATACAtgtatattttactttactttttggaCTATAGATTGAGTTGAAATGAATTATTTTGCCCCTACAATTCTTATGATTTTACCCAGTAAATGTTCCTTATTGAACATTAAAAGTTATGTTATTACTGATAGCATGTGTCTCTCTTGTGCTTTGTGCTAACTGATGTTTTCCTTTCCTCTGTCTTAGTCAGTTGCTGAGACTGAAAGGGCCCAGTGATCAGCCGCGCAGAATGGCTGCGGTGGGAACAGACAAGGAGCTCAGCGATTTGCTGGATTTTACTGCGGTAAGATGTGGGTCAAATTTGGACAAAAAATTAGTTTTTATGTATGAAAAATGGCTTCTTTGATAATTGGGCTTCCCTAAATGTAGACTAATGAATGGGTAATAATCTTAAAGAAATTCcatttgggcattttaaataCAGGACCACAGCATTTTATTTGCATAAACATTTTGCAGATTCTTGTAATAACagtggttacatttttatttttagatgtttGAGCTTCCTGTTTCAAATGGCAAAAATCGTCCAACCACTCTCGCCAGCCAGTTTGGAGGTGCAGGTAAGACCAAGACAaaataattttttaaatttcacttctccttctcttcttttcgGTATTCTTTCCTTTAATATCCTGGCTAGTTTCAAAAGGCAGTCGTCCACATTTCTTTTTGTAAAACATAGCTTAGTACTGAACACGCTCTGAAAAGCTGTCTGGCGTTTTGAATACCAATGGCAGTAGTTGTTTCCCGCTCATGTCATTTCAAAGCGTGTCCATTCACAGATTATCCCTCGACTTTAAAAATGTGGCTTGGCCTCCTGCAGATCCCCGAGCCGCAGCTTCACTTCCTCGTCCGTGCCTTACAGGTGTCCCTTCCCTCACCTCCTCAGCTGTTGTCATTCAATCACTAACGACAGAAACAGAGTGGGGGATGATGAGAAAAAGACCAATTAAACTGTTTTGTCGACACTGTCAGCGATTGTGTTTTTCCCATTGATTTAACATAGTTTCTGAAAACCAGCTCTCTTGTTACATTTATCAAATTTTTATTCAGTACCATATCCTGTCTGTAAGTCACTGTTACAATATATCAAGGTTCTAGACACAGTTTATTGCACTTTGTCTACAGGTAATGTAGGCCTTTCTGTGGCTGTAGGAGTGAAACAGGATATTATTGTGAGATGAAAGACAAGGCCAATGGTGCAGGGTGGGATCCATAGCTCCTTTTCTTCTATTCACTCTTTTGTATCAGAAAGGTGTTCGCTTAAAAACACGCGCTGATGTTATCCACCCCGAGTCCGCTCACGCCATTGTCTTTAGAGATTATTAAGTTTACACCCCACCCCAAAGTCTAAGCTCActcatttaaaatttaaatggcAATGCATCTTAAATTTCCTGTTAAATTTCACGTGAAACTTGTTAATTCCCTCTCTTCTGACTCAGTTGACTCTGTTGTTGTTATGACATATTACTTTTTGAAACGCTGAAAGCATTATTGACACATTGtaaagatgaaactgttcaaaTGAACAGTATTCTAGTTGGACATGGGTTCATCTATGCTTTTTGTTACATTAACTACTTTAAGCCGACACACGAAATCTGTCAGCACACTTTCATTTTTTGACATTTGGAAACTGAGAATCATGAAACATATTTATAAACGGTGTATGaccaaaaatgcagaaaaagagAACTTAGAAATTTGCATGATTACtttcagatatatatatatttttttacatttctagaTAAATAGcaatttctctttttttaattcaattgaATTGTGCTCAATTAGAGTAGTATAACCTCAAATATTATTcacgttgtgttttgttaaggTACCCCGTGGTGTGTAAGGTGTCTCTAGTGACTCACAGGTTCAAATGGCCAGACTTATTGTACATTGTTGAGCATTTCATTAGGAGCACCGGGCCTCTTGAGAGCGGGCTGACATCAtgctttgtgtctgtgtgagtcaGGGAAGGAAGAAGGCGTGTAGACGATCGCTCCACTCCGCAGCGCCGCAGTTATAGGCGCCCGGGGCTGTATTCCTGTTCGAACCCAGTGCTGTCTGCGAGTTTGGCCAGCGCATGTGTTCGTGAAGTGGGTGACTCAGGCTGCTTGTCTGTTTCCAGTATCTCTTCCTGTGTAATTATAGAGCGGCCGTGCTCAAAGGGGCGTTGCATGCTGGGAGAGGTGCATTGGGGTTCGCCAGAGTGTTTGTCTCATGTTACTCAcccttttcttcatttttctttttccaggCCCCGCTGACAGTCTGAGTACAGCTTACATTTTTAGCTTTTCATTGAACGGTGTAATCAAATCGTTTCAGAAGTTTATTTGATAATTAAAGTTAGTAAGATTATTAGGGCTACAGCtgatgttatttttgtttgttttgttaatcaataaatcaattaGTGATTCAATTATTAAATCCCTGTGACTGTTAGATTTTGTAATAAATTTGACCTAGATTAGCTACTGCATTACAGGCTTTCGAGTCTGTGTATAacaatttctatatttatttcattattatataCGTTACAAATTACGTTACAATTATTCACTTAACTACTTTTAGCCCGAGAGATTTTACTATAGTATGATGACAGAtgaaatttgaaagaaaacaggaactgtatgtttatttgttgtgtAGTTCAAAGTAATTTAGACTAGTATAACTTTTTGTACAAAGCTTTTGTATTAAAGATAGTATGACTACAATTAATTATTAGTCAAATTGTTATTTCTATATTActttgagataaaaaaaacccaaaaaaaaccaaaacattacataccaaataaatgtaattatatgCTGATTTAAGGATCTCAGAtgatattagtagtagtaaaaacGAGACTTTGTGAATAACTTTGTGAATCCAAGCTAACGGTCAGGAACATGCGTTATGTTGATGTGGGTTTtgtgacatgacaaaaatgtcaCAGTCATTTGGTAGGTTAGATTTTAGGTATTTCACTTCGACCTTTGACTGTGTGTGTAGCTACAGTGGCATCTGCTTGAACAGTATTTAACATTGGCCGTGTTTGTTGTCAGACTGCGTTGGAATGATTCTGTACCAACAGGACTCATTCTCTGGAGTGTTTGATTGGCAGGTTGAGTGACAGTCAGCGAGAGTGATAAAACAAGACACGGTCTCCATCTCTTATTCCTCTGCCACCGCACGTATAGATCATAGTTGTCACGACAATCTCGCTGCTCTCCGCACTGTGGACCTATTCTTCTGTTCTACTGCTGATCCTGTCATGATTCAaacccttctccccctctcttctcccatctccgctttttaattagacaacaaaacaaaaatatgaatattcaTAGAGACTAgcttcattaatatgcacaatTATGCAAATCAGCACGCAATTAAGCTTCAGCTTTCCCCCAGAGATGCTGTGTTGCAGTATGAGAGGAAATTGAGGAAAAGAGGACAGGCAGAAATTTCTGCTCCACTAATCTTTAAAATCTCGCCTTTCAAACACATTCACCTCTTTGAGAGCTCAAGTGCTTTGGCCAGGCAGCGCCAGTGTCAACTGTGCCTGATTGAGACGTTGTGTCTCCGAGGCGCTAAAGGTGACTGCCAAAAGTGAGAGAATGGGCCTGAGcgactgttgccatggaaaaTGTGAGGAGTGGGAGAAGGAGGATTCTGAGGCTCACACACAGTGTTAATTATTCAAACTTCCTACAGCTCATAACCTCCTCGCTGTGTGACAGCACGTCACTGTCATGTGCCGTCGATGCAGCGTGCTCTCGAGAGAGCCGGAAACTTGGATCAAAGCAGGTCAACTTGAGGACTTCAAGTTTGACTTAACTTTGTGACAAGTGTATCTCTGTGCCATTTATTTGTTAATTGGCCTAACCTAGTTCTTTGTCTTTTAGATGAGAGGAATGGGTCCGGTCCCTGGGGACAAGGAGAACAGAACAGTCAATCCTTTAACCAGACAAGGGTACGGCTAATTCCTGAATATAAAGTAGATATTAAGTTATTTAGTAGATTTAATACTAACAACTCACATTATAACCTATATCTTGAAAACTATGTTCTGATATAGACATCATGCATACTATGTTTTTTTACCTGTATATTAATGGAATTTTACATACTTTATACATgcttaaaatgttgtttaagCAAGATTTACTCTAAACAAACAATAATCGATGATTATTTGATTCTGCATACTGTAATTTCTCCAAAAACACATAAAGtagatttgtttctgtttcaacCTTttgaattcaattttttttttctcagagttATGGTGAAAGCAGTCTTTACAGTGAGCAGGATGGcatcacctctgctcctctctttggCTCAGGAGCTGTTGGTATGTTTTagttgatttaaaaatattctatcttATTCTAGTATGTTTACTGCCTGAAAATGCAGTTAAACACCAAGCACAACTGTGGGCAAAGCCTTTTCTGGTGAGATGGCGACGGCTGAAGCAGAGGTTAATGGGAAAGGGAGGTAGGAGGAGGGTCTGTTTGTGTGCTACTGATAGAGGGGGTTGGGTGTAAAGGGCACCCATGCACAAACGAGGCTCCCCCTGGGATTACTACAGCCTATGGCTCTTCTGTGTTTAACTGTCAAGGGAGGGGCCAGAGGTTGGGTGAAATTGCCCCCAAACCATTTATAATGGGGCaatttgttgatgttttttggtCCAGATCCATAAATACTTGCATCATATACGTTTAAACAGCAGATGGCGAGCCCACAAACTGAAAAAGGGGCAGGACATGCTGTGATTTAACAGTGAcatgaaatatgttttatgatCATGACCTGATTAGACCCCCTCTTTTCACAGGGAAGGCTGATCGCGGAGCATACACTTCATTTGCAACACAGGTAAATAATATGACAGAGAACACACACTCGACTACAGCatcatatttttactttcacaACTTTTTACTGAATATTTCTTAAACCTTTGCCCCGTCTGTAGCCAGGATTTATGCCCAGTGAAATGCCCCTGACCAGCCCTGATGCTCTCTCACCCACCGGCCCCAAGTCAAACTCACAGTTTTATTCCTCTTATGGGGGAGGCAACCTTCGTCGACGACCCGCACAAGAACCCATTGGTAAGTctccttttaaaagctcttttttacAATTCCAACGTGTGTTGTAAAGTATTAACATTATATATGTACTGTTTGATAAcatctcacatttttctctcatTAGACACACAGCCAAAAAAGATCAGGAAGGTCCCCCCTGGACTCCCATCTTCGGTGAGCACTCCCTTCTCTAAACTTCAAATTCATATTTGCTCTCACCAATACCGCTATGTAGCTCTGCTCTCGTATTATTAAAGTGAATATAGTCTGCGCATGCAATGAAGCTTGTGctgctgcaaaaataaaataaaagcacaaaccCATGCGTTTGGCTGCTCTGTGATCCGCTGCTTGTATTTATAGCAGTATTGGTGCAGCCTTTACTTTACGGCCACAGTTCTGTGCTTGAGCCAAGTTAGATCACTGATGGTTTTCGCTCCACCTCATTTTTTCCTCCCACTTCACCACTGCACCCTATTTCCTCCTCTTCGGTTTCTTCCTTTCTTCCCACCCCCACCGCCATGAACAACagccctccccctccctcccccatcTCTCTATCCCAGCTGCCAGTGGAGTTGGCTGCTGTCCAGGATTCGGCAGATGGTTCAGTAATTAGTAGTGCATCTCTCCGTTTGCTCGACTCttccttcttttcctcttctttttctttttgtttaatcAAATTACAGAAGAAAACTTAAGTCcatttgagtttagttttataGACACAGTTTGTTACTTGTTGTTTATGTATAATAGCGTTGATTGAGGGGGTGTGTCGTTACAAAAATGCGTATGCTTATGCATAGTTATGTATATCTCCTGGGCTCTTCATGTGTCTCCTGTATATTTTTTCACATGTGTTAATGAGTATGTTTAAGGCAGTCCAAAACCAACCAAACTACTAGATACACTGCAAAATCAATAGTACATCATGAAGCAAGAATTTAGATTTAATGCAGCAATTGTAACCTCATACTGCATTATGCCTTATGCACTTTTGTAGGTGTATGCATCAGCAACTGGAGAGGAATTTAACAGAGAGAACGCTGCTTACCCAAGCTCGAAAGCAGGAAATGTGTACCCTCCATCTTACTACATGCAAGGTTTGAATACTTGAGCTTGTaacatttctattttattaAACATAATCAGACAAATAATAAGACTCATAGTAAAAGTAGTGGAtaatcatattaaaaaaaattttgtTATGAGtctaagattttatttttctccctCTACCTCTGGTTGTTCCGCACACCTTGTGCCCACTTCGTCCACTGGCTGCCTCCTGACAGAAGGTCTTCATCCTCCTTCAGACCCCTGGGGCTCTGGTGGGTCGATGGTTCAGCCTGGTTATCCTGCCATACAAGGCAACACGCCTCATCTGAGCCACGGACCCTTCTCCGCCATCAACCCCCAGGACAGAATGGTCAGTGCTTATTTTTTTGGGACTCTTCATATGAGCCACATTTCCACTAGCGTGGCACTGTGCAGGTGTGGCCATTTTGGTCTTCGCTGTAAAAGGGGTTTAGCTGGACTCGTTTTTGAACCCTCTTGTAAAGTGGTTTAGCCCTGAGCTTGCTTTTGTCCAGTTAGCCTCAGGAGAAGCTTCACAATAACTGGACAAGAATCAACACTTAAATAACAGCCAAAAGGTTCTAATCATCACAAAACTAGCAATGTAATCTAACAGTTGTAAGTAGTTTGTAAGTAGTAAAGCAGCTTTACTTCCAGCCTCTGTAACTAGAAAACAGGAATTACTGAAACGCTGGACCAGTGGAAAAGTGGATCTTTTGATTTATCACTATAAATGTAGTTTTTgaatttgctttattttatacaGAAGCGGCAGCCACTGCCCTTGTCTCCACAGAACTACCCTCTGCATGGCAGTGAAGTCAATGGAGCTCATCCGGCTGGCTTCCAATCCGGCTCAAGCAGCTTTGGAGTCCCCTGCCACACTCCTCCCATTGCCGGCACTGACACTCTAATGGGTACAGTTTTCTTTGGATTTATTGCATTGCAAGCATATACTCTGGGcctataaaaacatgtttgtgttaattattttgagaTAGAGATAATAATGGAACTTAATGGCTTTTAAAATGGCtttagaaaaaaattaaaatcacataGATTAAGTGAGCAGCAACACAAACTTTAACAGGATTAGCAGGTGATGGAGAAATACAGAGAAGACAGAAGACGTTTCTTCTGAATGTTCAATGCAATTCTTTGAAGATGTCTCATGTGTTGTCTTTTAATGTCTttgagaaaaacagaaagaaagtcAAATCTAAAACAGGCTGAGGTTGATGCACTCATAAAAGCTGACATCTCTTTAGGTAACCGTGGGGCAGTTCCTGGAAGCTCTGGTGATGAAATCGGAAAAGCTCTGGCCTCTGTAAGTATAAAAAATGGGTACATATTACTTTGAATAGTGactgatttattgattgattgtgaTGCCTTTTCAGATCTATCCTTCGGACCCAAACAGTAGTGCCTTCCCTCCGTCCCCATCCACCCCCTCTGGCTCGCCCGAGGCTGTATCAGGTGAGTGCAGAGACGGCTCAGTTTTTCCTCTGGCCCCAAGGTCATCAGGCCTTCTGTATAAAGAGTTTCCTGTTGTTGACGGCTGCAGTAAAATcttgtgttgtattgttttcattgaGTTTGGAGATTTGGACTTTGTTTTTAGCACAGCTTCAAAACAtcctgctgttttatttttctatatcaAACCTATCTTTAACCtagaatgtgatgtttttaaattatagttttaatatGATACACCAACATAatgtagtttgttttaaatttggaGTACTTTCTGTGGACCTGCTCATACACAGATTTATGTCATGGCCTCCACTAGTGGGTTATGTGCTCTTCTCAGTGGAGGAGACATTGTGAATGAGGTGTTTTCTCTTTGTGTCCCCAGCTTCTGCTTCCCAATGGACTCGGTCTTCAAGCCAAACCACTCCTTCCCCTAATTTTGAAGAGTCAATACAGCCCATGGTAAGAAAAATTTAATATTGTGATGATAAATCTATAAATGTAGGAGAGGTGCATCACATTTTAGACTGTGTACAAATTTCATTTTAGTTAGTTAATGCCTTATAAATTTTGTCAAAATATTTAATGCGGTAGTTTATAGCTGCTGCTTACTGTTTTAAGATCATTTGAAGATGCCTGAaataatgctttattattatttttttcattattttgtagcaaaataaaatggATCGACTCGAGGAAGCACTCAATGTTCTTCAGCGTCATGCCAGTGGACAAGGAGGGCCAGGACCTAGTGAGATGCATAACCTGCTTTCATCTAGTCTCGGGTTAGCACAGGCCTTTGGTGGCACAC is a genomic window containing:
- the tcf3a gene encoding transcription factor 3a isoform X3 is translated as MAAVGTDKELSDLLDFTAMFELPVSNGKNRPTTLASQFGGADERNGSGPWGQGEQNSQSFNQTRSYGESSLYSEQDGITSAPLFGSGAVGKADRGAYTSFATQPGFMPSEMPLTSPDALSPTGPKSNSQFYSSYGGGNLRRRPAQEPIDTQPKKIRKVPPGLPSSVYASATGEEFNRENAAYPSSKAGNVYPPSYYMQEGLHPPSDPWGSGGSMVQPGYPAIQGNTPHLSHGPFSAINPQDRMKRQPLPLSPQNYPLHGSEVNGAHPAGFQSGSSSFGVPCHTPPIAGTDTLMGNRGAVPGSSGDEIGKALASIYPSDPNSSAFPPSPSTPSGSPEAVSASASQWTRSSSQTTPSPNFEESIQPMQNKMDRLEEALNVLQRHASGQGGPGPSEMHNLLSSSLGLAQAFGGTLGLGSRLSGLGSSHHEDSVSLPSSGGLLNSHLGPAPIQSGSQPETFSSLPGGLNHSSVPEIKRERKEDDENCSITDKSDDEKKDLRNRIRTSSVVSVSDENLTAEEKEQRERERRLANNARERVRVRDINEAFRELGRMCQVHLQSDKAQTKLVILQQAVQVIMGLEKQVRERNLNPKAACLKRREEEKVSGVDQQLHRGTHPGLGGDGHL
- the tcf3a gene encoding transcription factor 3a isoform X1, with product MAAVGTDKELSDLLDFTAMFELPVSNGKNRPTTLASQFGGADERNGSGPWGQGEQNSQSFNQTRSYGESSLYSEQDGITSAPLFGSGAVGKADRGAYTSFATQPGFMPSEMPLTSPDALSPTGPKSNSQFYSSYGGGNLRRRPAQEPIDTQPKKIRKVPPGLPSSVYASATGEEFNRENAAYPSSKAGNVYPPSYYMQEGLHPPSDPWGSGGSMVQPGYPAIQGNTPHLSHGPFSAINPQDRMKRQPLPLSPQNYPLHGSEVNGAHPAGFQSGSSSFGVPCHTPPIAGTDTLMGNRGAVPGSSGDEIGKALASIYPSDPNSSAFPPSPSTPSGSPEAVSASASQWTRSSSQTTPSPNFEESIQPMQNKMDRLEEALNVLQRHASGQGGPGPSEMHNLLSSSLGLAQAFGGTLGLGSRLSGLGSSHHEDSVSLPSSGGLLNSHLGPAPIQSGSQPETFSSLPGGLNHSSVPEIKRERKEDDENCSITDKSDDEKKDLRNRIRTSCFNPLSPGSSVVSVSDENLTAEEKEQRERERRLANNARERVRVRDINEAFRELGRMCQVHLQSDKAQTKLVILQQAVQVIMGLEKQVRERNLNPKAACLKRREEEKVSGVDQQLHRGTHPGLGGDGHL
- the tcf3a gene encoding transcription factor 3a isoform X2, which codes for MAAVGTDKELSDLLDFTAMFELPVSNGKNRPTTLASQFGGADERNGSGPWGQGEQNSQSFNQTRSYGESSLYSEQDGITSAPLFGSGAVGKADRGAYTSFATQPGFMPSEMPLTSPDALSPTGPKSNSQFYSSYGGGNLRRRPAQEPIDTQPKKIRKVPPGLPSSVYASATGEEFNRENAAYPSSKAGNVYPPSYYMQEGLHPPSDPWGSGGSMVQPGYPAIQGNTPHLSHGPFSAINPQDRMKRQPLPLSPQNYPLHGSEVNGAHPAGFQSGSSSFGVPCHTPPIAGTDTLMGNRGAVPGSSGDEIGKALASIYPSDPNSSAFPPSPSTPSGSPEAVSASASQWTRSSSQTTPSPNFEESIQPMQNKMDRLEEALNVLQRHASGQGGPGPSEMHNLLSSSLGLAQAFGGTLGLGSRLSGLGSSHHEDSVSLPSSGGLLNSHLGPAPIQSGSQPETFSSLPGGLNHSSVPEIKRERKEDDENCSITDKSDDEKKDLRNRIRTSSLDDEEDDEDLPVEVKAEREKIRRLANNARERLRVRDINEAFKELGRMCQLHLSYEKPQTKLIVLQQAVNIILNLEQQVRERNLNPKAACLKRREEEKVSGVDQQLHRGTHPGLGGDGHL